A single region of the Lotus japonicus ecotype B-129 chromosome 4, LjGifu_v1.2 genome encodes:
- the LOC130712487 gene encoding AT-hook motif nuclear-localized protein 28-like yields MVENGCVPCISPTSENGSSDPKQNPTPPSQPQPQPTYEPPTIPQEELNTPPPSKKPRGRPLGSKNKLKSPIINNNLKPVVFQIPPGNDVIASLINYARCHQVNLTILSASGIVSDIHICHPFASYGPPLIYRGLHMMLSLSGTYINFHLPYSRSTANEPPYQNNFTIHVSGSQGAVWSGIVAGKVLAASPIAVNALVFKNFGYKALYIDGNMLTEEGGVLSSSDNDQNLTGSTSIVVNNTNNA; encoded by the coding sequence ATGGTTGAAAATGGTTGTGTACCATGTATCTCCCCAACCTCTGAGAATGGTTCCTCAGATCCCAAGCAAAACCCTACACCACCCTCCCAACCACAACCACAACCCACCTATGAGCCCCCCACCATTCCGCAGGAGGAATTGAACACTCCACCACCGTCTAAGAAACCAAGGGGAAGGCCCCTTGGCTCTAAGAACAAGCTCAAATCAccgatcatcaacaacaacctcAAGCCCGTCGTATTTCAAATCCCTCCTGGAAACGATGTCATTGCATCCCTCATCAACTATGCCCGCTGCCATCAAGTTAACCTCACTATCCTTAGTGCTTCTGGCATTGTGTCAGACATTCATATTTGTCATCCTTTTGCAAGCTATGGCCCTCCTTTAATCTACCGCGGACTCCATATGATGCTTTCTCTTAGTGGAACCTACATTAATTTTCATTTACCTTACTCTCGTTCCACCGCTAATGAACCTCCATATCAGAACAACTTCACTATTCACGTATCTGGGAGTCAGGGTGCGGTCTGGAGTGGGATTGTTGCAGGGAAGGTCCTGGCTGCGAGTCCTATAGCGGTCAACGCCTTAGTGTTCAAGAACTTTGGTTACAAGGCATTATACATCGATGGAAACATGTTGACTGAGGAAGGCGGAGTGCTTTCCTCTTCTGATAATGATCAAAATTTAACTGGTTCCACTAGCATAGTGGTCAACAACACAAACAATGCGTAG